From the genome of Colletotrichum destructivum chromosome 10, complete sequence, one region includes:
- a CDS encoding Putative chloroperoxidase translates to MRLQGAILASLAASATAFPSMAAKEDLENLLKRSPEPQLLTNLVGSLTNTISGLLGAVAQGALNPNDKRPEPGFEFKAPGPGDSRGPCPGLNLLANHGYLPHDGHVNLGQVIEAAARGFNMGPDIATILGVFAVLANGDLATESFYLGSGPGGIGGLNRHSTVEADISPNREDFYNGCGDNHHLSSRLFKQNVDIVAKSGTKQFDLTNMGIQYQQLSMFSQKNNPYIYYFPFPLIVSVGAFAFYPQFFSNGTYGLGGVANYESISSIIGAKYDSKTGDFQYVPETWPANWYRRATPYGAVQTVLEGLAAIYIRNPVVPGVAQLGTGNLNATTLLCDVYQGINSIVPLFIAGTTEEVAAAASWAIAKLEPHFGGTALGCPSSVLSPNAPSLLFPNANGRGGPLNTPPSVARNVGNNVYYKTYFAKAPVTPAC, encoded by the exons ATGAGACTTCAAGGTGCTATACTGGCCTCATTGGCCgcctcggcaacggccttCCCGTCCATGGCCGCAAAAGAGGACCTCGAGAATCTCCTCAAGCGCAGCCCGGAACCCCAGCTCCTCACGAACCTCGTCGGCTCGCTCACAAACACGATCagcggcctcctcggggcCGTCGCGCAGGGCGCCCTCAACCCCAACGACAAGCGTCCGGAACCGGGCTTCGAGTTCAAGGCACCGGGCCCGGGCGACAGCAGAGGACCATGCCCCGGCCTGAACCTGCTCGCGAACCACGGCTACCTCCCCCACGACGGCCACGTCAACCTGGGCCaggtcatcgaggccgccgcgcgCGGCTTTAACATGGGCCCTGACATCGCGACGATCCTGGGTGTCTTCGCCGTGCTGGCCAACGGGGACCTCGCCACCGAGTCCTTCTACTTGGGGTCCGGCCCAGGAGGCATCGGCGGTCTCAACAGACACTCTACGGTTGAG GCCGACATCTCGCCCAACCGCGAGGACTTCTACAACGGATGCGGCGACAACCATCACCTCTCGTCCCGCCTGTTTAAGCAGaacgtcgacatcgtcgcgAAGAGCGGCACCAAGCAGTTCGACCTGACCAACATGGGCATCCAGTACCAGCAGCTGTCCATGTTCTCGCAGAAGAACAACCCCTACATCTACTACTTCCCCTTCCCGCTGATCGTCTCGgtcggcgccttcgccttctACCCGCAG TTCTTCAGCAACGGCACgtacggcctcggcggcgtcgccaacTACGagtccatctcctccatcatcggGGCCAAGTACGACAGTAAGACGGGCGACTTCCAGTACGTCCCCGAGACCTGGCCAGCCAACTGGTACCGCCGCGCCACGCCGTACGGCGCGGTGCAGACGGTGCTGGAGGGCCTCGCGGCCATCTACATCCGCAACCCGGTCGTGCCCGGCGTGGCCCAGCTCGGCACGGGCAACCTCAACGCCACGACGCTGCTGTGCGACGTGTACCAGGGCATCAACTCCATCGTCCCGCTCTTCATCGCCGGCACGACGGAGGAGgtggccgcggcggcgtcgtgggcTATCGCGAAGCTGGAGCCGCACTTCGGCGGCACGGCCCTCGGGTGCCCGAGCAGCGTCCTCTCGCCGAACGCGCCGAGCCTGCTATTCCCCAACGCCAACGGTCGGGGCGGGCCGTTGAACACCCCTCCCAGCGTGGCCAGGAACGTCGGGAACAACGTCTACTACAAGACGTACTTTGCGAAGGCGCCGGTGACCCCGGCTTGCTAA
- a CDS encoding Putative glycoside hydrolase superfamily, beta-glucuronidase: MVLLWTAAALLAAGVGRAYPTRSCSNSSSLSVPRSALGASIPHTNSFASFSFEPAFWVEFFGNASAPNNITFSLLNRIHEHGGHPVIRPGGITMDSMVFDPNGGDPVRTTSPEGGVWRTTVGPEYYRSWDNFPKDTKFISTLNFGNESLDIARDLAVASVTYQGDKVAYYELGNEPTNYEQSRWEFSTEAYVRQWKDYTREIDAAVNATGLSDIPSERWWASSATTDDSGLEVRPVALIPAGIDSERQVGVYSIHSYGFSTCDPARAALATIPNILNHTELARYCDDEIYPSARAALDVGARWNIGEYNSVSCSGAPNVTDTFAQALWVVDTQLLYATRNASAVHLHQGATLALQSRDQLNTPGENGTPGYSTYSMLYPRDSAKRGPARALPSFLAQLFVAEAFAVPGTRVRALAPPSGVSAESFAAYAFYVDDRVSKLALVNMKPYYANSTSDYTVHLDLSSLMHAGRGSSVYFKRMTAPYVNTGDSKLSSWAGQSFPQGEPVGEVDIGTVGEDGTVAVRGSEAVLVFFDEEEVYGL; the protein is encoded by the coding sequence ATGGTACTTCTCTGGACCGCGGCAGCACTCCTGGCTGCTGGAGTTGGTCGGGCATACCCCACCAGAAGCTGCTCAAACTCATCCAGCTTGAGTGTTCCGCGGAGCGCTCTCGGAGCTTCCATACCACACACCAACTCGTTCGCCTCGTTTTCCTTCGAGCCGGCCTTCTGGGTCGAGTTCTTCGGCAACGCCAGCGCACCCAATAATATCACCTTCAGCCTGCTCAACCGCATCCATGAGCACGGGGGACACCCGGTCATCCGGCCCGGCGGCATCACAATGGACAGCATGGTCTTCGACCCCAACGGCGGTGACCCCGTCCGCACCACCAGCCCCGAAGGCGGCGTGTGGCGCACGACCGTCGGCCCGGAGTACTACCGCAGCTGGGACAACTTCCCCAAAGACACAAAGTTCATCTCGACGCTTAACTTTGGCAACGAGAGCCTGGACATCGCCAGGGACCTGGCCGTTGCCTCGGTGACCTACCAGGGCGACAAGGTCGCGTACTACGAGCTCGGCAACGAGCCCACCAACTACGAGCAGAGCCGCTGGGAATTCTCAACGGAAGCGTACGTCCGCCAGTGGAAGGACTACACCCGCgagatcgacgccgccgtcaacgccacCGGCCTCTCCGACATCCCAAGCGAGCGTTGgtgggcgtcgtcggcgacgacagaCGActccggcctcgaggtccgTCCTGTCGCCCTCATCCCAGCCGGCATCGACTCGGAGCGCCAAGTCGGAGTCTACTCGATCCACTCCTACGGTTTCTCGACGTGCGACCcggcccgcgccgccctcgccaccaTCCCTAACATCCTCAACCACACGGAGCTCGCCCGCTActgcgacgacgagatcTACCCGtccgcccgcgccgccctcgacgtcggcgcgcGCTGGAACATCGGCGAGTACAACTCCGTCAGCTGCTCCGGCGCGCCCAACGTCACCGACACCTTCGCCCAGGCCCTCTGGGTCGTCGACACGCAGCTCCTCTACGCCACCCGcaacgcctcggccgtccaCCTGCACCAGGGCgccaccctcgccctccagTCGCGCGACCAGCTCAACACCCCCGGCGAGAACGGTACGCCGGGCTACAGCACCTACTCGATGCTCTACCCGCGCGACAGCGCCAAGCGCGGCCCCGCCCGGGCTCTGCCCTCGTTCCTGGCGCAGCTGTTCGTGGCCGAGGCGTTCGCCGTCCCGGGCACCCGCGTCCGGGccctggcgccgccgtccgggGTGAGCGCGGAGTCCTTTGCCGCGTATGCCTTCTACGTGGACGACCGCGTGTCGAAGCTCGCCCTCGTGAACATGAAGCCGTATTATGCCAACTCGACCTCGGACTACACTGTCCATCTCGACTTGTCGAGCCTGATGCACGCCGGGAGGGGTAGTAGCGTGTACTTCAAgcggatgacggcgccgtaTGTGAATACGGGTGATAGCAAGCTGTCTTCGTGGGCGGGACAGTCGTTCCCGCAGGGCGAGCCGGTGGGGGAGGTTGATATCGGGACGGTCGGTGAGGATGGAACCGTCGCGGTCAGGGGCAGCGAGGCCGTCCTGGTCTTCttcgacgaagaagaggtaTATGGGTTGTGA